One segment of Rhodanobacter thiooxydans DNA contains the following:
- a CDS encoding TonB-dependent receptor: MTTPIRIRVLPFAIASLLAMAPVAAQNITTSGVSGRVLDAHGQPVSGATVTIVHQPTGTTKEVTTDADGRYAAQGLRVGGPFEISAAKAGMAAVEQDNVFLQLGQPSSINLSMGASAQQASNLGAVTVNASTLAQTFSSDNKGLSTNISQRQLQATPQGNRSIDDVVRLDPRVTVTDQGTGAISASGMNNRYNNIAVDGVTQGDPFGLNANGLPYQKSPISPETIAEYNISTANYDTSSDTVGADVNAVTKSGTNQFHGALYYAYRNANHLVGDAGWLPSDNPGYHYKGYQKDTTYGFNVGGPIIKDKLFFFVSAEHEKTTGIGADSANGLDDSLGNGPSTSNKVSPGDLQKIIDAAKQLGLTPGTFGGPTGLTYDDKRYLGKIDWNITNNHRASFTFQRTKELLPAVGGNSPNSVGLTSYTYTKTITTNNYVAHVFDDWSDSFSTETKVGFQKFVQDTAAPFQQPAVNVNLSPTGKGPSVNLGEERFRHYNHIDTKKFSVFLAGTYYVGDHAIKGGIDYQSNKINNLFGQTEFGQYNFWGIDNFAAGNYNSYILFHPAPGYTLNDIAGKWTYSQYSPFLQDTWQVNEQLSVQYGVRVDIPHSSAPPVYNAAFARAFGYPNNYTVGPGNRVVEPRLSFNYLFDSSYKTQLRGGVGLFQTSPPTVWMTNPYQNNGITLLSYNTFDPSQAAFSPDPFNQNIPAGGGAGSIDTIARDFRLPTVWKASLALDRELPWWGLTASAEYQHIQVRDGILYQALNFGAPTGVLPDGREQFWKTPGEAPVSKDALANQNRAFSTQSTLLTNTHKGKSDSLTLALNKPFSANWFGNLSLTFNHATDVDPGTDTIAYNGYQRVARLNPNSNVEATSNYNVAKALKASLTWQHAFFGDYQTQVSAFYSGHTGMPYTWVFSNDANGDSISGWDPAYIPSANDPKVTYAPGTSQQLIDQFQAFLANEKYLKDHRGQIAGRNGTRTAWVNELDMSFSQEVPGIFKGNKGELRLDVYNMLNLLNKDWGQQRNTGIYPTRTLASYAGVNAQGQYVYTLPKDKNGNYQPQLLQTYDGGFYDPSRVVSRWSAMLTLRYTF, translated from the coding sequence ATGACTACTCCCATCCGCATCAGAGTGCTGCCGTTCGCCATCGCCTCACTGCTGGCCATGGCGCCGGTCGCCGCGCAGAACATCACCACGTCCGGCGTCAGCGGCCGGGTGCTGGACGCCCATGGCCAGCCCGTGTCGGGTGCCACGGTGACGATCGTGCACCAGCCGACCGGCACCACCAAGGAAGTGACCACCGACGCCGATGGCCGCTACGCGGCGCAGGGGTTGCGCGTGGGCGGTCCGTTCGAGATCTCCGCGGCCAAGGCCGGCATGGCCGCCGTGGAGCAGGACAACGTGTTCCTGCAGCTGGGCCAGCCATCGTCGATCAACCTGAGCATGGGTGCCAGTGCGCAGCAGGCAAGCAATCTCGGCGCGGTCACCGTAAACGCCTCGACCCTGGCGCAGACTTTCTCCTCGGACAACAAGGGGCTGTCGACCAACATCTCGCAGCGCCAGCTGCAGGCAACCCCGCAGGGCAACCGCTCGATCGACGACGTGGTGCGCCTGGACCCGCGCGTCACGGTGACCGACCAGGGCACCGGCGCGATCTCCGCCTCCGGCATGAACAACCGCTACAACAATATCGCCGTCGACGGCGTGACCCAGGGCGACCCGTTCGGCCTGAACGCGAACGGCCTGCCCTACCAGAAGTCGCCGATCTCGCCCGAGACGATCGCCGAATACAACATCTCCACCGCCAACTACGACACGTCCTCCGACACAGTCGGCGCCGACGTCAACGCGGTGACCAAGTCCGGCACCAACCAGTTCCATGGCGCGCTGTACTACGCCTACCGCAATGCCAACCACCTGGTCGGCGACGCCGGCTGGCTGCCCAGCGACAACCCGGGCTACCACTACAAGGGCTACCAGAAGGACACCACCTACGGCTTCAACGTCGGCGGCCCGATCATCAAGGACAAGCTGTTCTTCTTCGTCTCGGCCGAGCACGAGAAGACCACCGGCATCGGCGCCGATTCGGCCAACGGCCTGGACGACTCGCTGGGCAACGGTCCGTCCACCAGCAACAAGGTCTCGCCGGGCGACCTGCAGAAGATCATCGACGCGGCCAAGCAGCTTGGCCTGACCCCGGGCACGTTCGGCGGCCCGACCGGGCTGACCTACGACGACAAGCGCTACCTCGGCAAGATCGACTGGAACATCACCAACAACCACCGCGCCAGCTTCACCTTCCAGCGCACCAAGGAGCTGCTGCCCGCGGTAGGCGGCAACAGCCCGAACAGTGTGGGCCTGACCAGCTACACCTATACCAAGACGATCACCACCAACAACTACGTCGCCCATGTGTTCGACGACTGGAGCGACAGCTTCTCCACCGAAACCAAGGTCGGCTTCCAGAAGTTCGTGCAGGACACCGCCGCGCCGTTCCAGCAGCCGGCGGTGAACGTGAACCTGTCGCCGACCGGCAAGGGTCCGTCGGTGAACCTGGGCGAGGAGCGCTTCCGCCACTACAACCACATCGATACCAAGAAGTTCAGCGTGTTCCTGGCCGGCACCTATTACGTCGGCGACCACGCGATCAAGGGCGGCATCGATTACCAGAGCAACAAGATCAACAACCTGTTCGGGCAGACCGAATTCGGCCAGTACAACTTCTGGGGCATCGACAACTTCGCCGCCGGCAACTACAACTCGTACATCCTGTTCCACCCGGCGCCCGGCTACACGCTCAATGACATTGCCGGCAAGTGGACCTACAGCCAGTACAGCCCGTTCCTGCAGGACACCTGGCAGGTCAACGAGCAGTTGTCGGTGCAATACGGCGTGCGCGTGGACATCCCGCATTCCAGCGCGCCGCCGGTCTACAACGCCGCGTTCGCGCGGGCCTTCGGCTACCCGAACAACTACACGGTGGGTCCGGGCAACCGCGTGGTCGAGCCGCGCCTGTCGTTCAACTACCTGTTCGACAGCAGCTACAAGACCCAGCTGCGCGGCGGCGTCGGCCTGTTCCAGACCTCGCCGCCCACGGTGTGGATGACCAACCCGTACCAGAACAACGGCATCACCCTGCTCTCCTACAACACGTTCGATCCCTCGCAGGCGGCGTTCAGTCCGGATCCGTTCAACCAGAACATCCCGGCCGGCGGCGGCGCAGGCTCGATCGATACCATCGCCAGGGACTTCCGCCTGCCGACCGTGTGGAAGGCCAGCCTGGCGCTGGACCGCGAGCTGCCGTGGTGGGGACTGACCGCGTCGGCCGAGTACCAGCACATCCAGGTACGCGACGGCATCCTGTACCAGGCGCTGAACTTCGGCGCGCCCACCGGCGTGCTGCCGGACGGCCGCGAGCAGTTCTGGAAGACGCCGGGCGAGGCGCCAGTCTCGAAGGACGCGCTGGCCAACCAGAACCGTGCCTTCAGCACGCAGTCGACCCTGCTCACCAATACCCACAAGGGCAAGTCGGACAGCCTCACCCTGGCGCTGAACAAGCCCTTCTCGGCAAACTGGTTCGGCAACCTCAGCCTGACCTTCAACCACGCCACCGACGTCGACCCGGGCACCGACACGATCGCCTACAACGGCTACCAGCGCGTTGCCCGGCTGAACCCCAACTCCAACGTCGAGGCCACCTCCAATTACAACGTGGCCAAGGCGCTGAAGGCCTCGCTGACCTGGCAGCACGCGTTCTTCGGCGACTACCAGACCCAGGTGTCGGCGTTCTATAGCGGCCACACCGGCATGCCGTACACCTGGGTGTTCAGCAACGACGCCAATGGCGACAGCATCTCCGGCTGGGACCCGGCCTACATCCCGTCCGCCAACGACCCGAAGGTGACGTACGCGCCCGGCACCAGCCAGCAGCTGATCGACCAGTTCCAGGCATTCCTGGCCAACGAGAAGTACCTCAAGGACCACCGCGGCCAGATCGCCGGTCGCAACGGCACGCGCACCGCTTGGGTGAACGAACTGGACATGAGCTTCTCGCAGGAAGTGCCGGGCATCTTCAAGGGCAACAAGGGCGAGCTGCGTCTGGACGTCTACAACATGCTCAACCTGCTCAACAAGGACTGGGGCCAGCAGCGCAATACCGGCATCTACCCGACCCGCACGCTCGCCAGCTACGCCGGCGTGAACGCGCAGGGCCAGTACGTGTATACGCTGCCGAAAGACAAGAACGGCAACTACCAGCCGCAGCTACTGCAGACCTACGACGGTGGCTTCTACGACCCCAGCCGCGTGGTCTCGCGCTGGTCGGCGATGCTGACACTGCGCTACACGTTCTGA
- a CDS encoding ribonucleotide-diphosphate reductase subunit beta, translated as MSAQPIRNAHILDPGFELTLRPMRYPGFYERYRNAIKNTWTVEEVDFSMDTRDLDTKMSAADRHLIRRLVAFFATGDTIVSNNLVLNLYQHINAPEARMFLSRQLYEEALHVQFYLTLLDTYIPDPVERNAAFAAIETIPSIQQKGAFCFKWIDSIQDLRRLETREHRRQFLLNLICFAACIEGLFFYAAFAYVYYLRSRGLLHGLAAGTNWVFRDESGHMAFAFEVVRTVRAQEPELFDDAMRAQVEEMIEDAIACETLFAEDVLSGGVAGMSVRDMRQYLEYCADQRLAQLDLPKKYGAKNPFDFMDLQDVQELANFFERRVSAYQVGVQGEVAFDMAF; from the coding sequence ATGTCCGCCCAACCCATCCGCAACGCCCACATCCTCGATCCGGGTTTCGAACTCACCCTGCGCCCGATGCGCTACCCCGGCTTCTATGAAAGGTACCGCAACGCGATCAAGAACACCTGGACCGTCGAGGAAGTTGATTTCTCGATGGACACGCGTGACCTCGACACAAAAATGTCCGCCGCCGATCGCCACCTGATCCGGCGGCTGGTGGCGTTCTTCGCCACCGGCGACACCATCGTGTCGAACAACCTGGTGCTGAACCTGTACCAGCACATCAACGCGCCGGAGGCGCGCATGTTCCTCTCGCGCCAGTTGTACGAGGAAGCGCTGCACGTGCAGTTCTACCTCACCCTGCTGGACACTTATATTCCGGACCCGGTCGAACGCAACGCGGCGTTTGCGGCCATCGAGACGATCCCGTCGATCCAGCAGAAAGGCGCGTTCTGCTTCAAGTGGATCGACTCGATCCAGGACCTGCGCCGGCTGGAAACACGCGAGCACCGGCGCCAGTTCCTGCTCAACCTGATTTGCTTCGCCGCCTGCATCGAGGGGCTGTTCTTCTACGCCGCCTTCGCCTACGTCTACTACCTGCGCTCGCGCGGGCTGCTGCACGGGCTGGCCGCCGGCACCAACTGGGTGTTCCGCGACGAGAGCGGGCACATGGCGTTCGCATTCGAGGTGGTGCGCACGGTCCGCGCGCAGGAGCCGGAGCTGTTCGACGACGCCATGCGTGCCCAGGTCGAGGAAATGATCGAGGACGCGATCGCCTGCGAGACGCTCTTCGCCGAAGACGTGCTGTCCGGCGGCGTCGCCGGCATGTCGGTGAGGGACATGCGCCAGTACCTCGAGTACTGCGCCGACCAGCGCCTGGCCCAGCTCGACCTGCCGAAGAAATACGGCGCGAAGAACCCGTTCGACTTCATGGACCTGCAGGATGTGCAGGAACTGGCCAACTTCTTCGAACGCCGCGTCTCGGCCTACCAGGTTGGCGTGCAAGGCGAGGTGGCATTCGACATGGCGTTCTGA
- a CDS encoding ribonucleoside-diphosphate reductase subunit alpha, with translation MQALDTAERERAVARAESPIPSADEAAFALTPPHSAASMHVTKRNGSQEAVDVNKIVRAVTRSAEGLHAVDPLRVALKTIGGLYDGATTAELDQLSIRTAAALTAEEPEYGQLAARLLGAYIDKEVSGQEIQSFSQSIARGAELGILNERLRDFVAANARKLNDAIDVLATRRFEYFGLRTVYDRYLLRHPQQRRVIETPQHFFMRIACALGGNEIGETLELYRLLSSLEYLASSPTLFNAGTAHEQLSSCYLLDSPVDSLESIYDKYADVAKLSKFAGGIGLAYSRVRSRGSLIRGTNGHSNGLLPWLKTLDASVAAVNQGGKRKGAACVYLESWHADIEDFLELRDNTGDDARRAHNLNIANWIPDEFMRRVENDGDWSLFDPKVVPHLVDSWGETFDRAYAQAETDGLAVKTVKAREIYARMMRTLAQTGNGWMTFKDRCNATSNQTAMPGNVIHLSNLCTEILEVSSATETAVCNLGSVNLARHVANGAFDFDQLAATVRTAVRQLNRVIDLNYYPIDTARNANMKWRPVGLGMMGLQDVFFKLRLPFDSAGALALSTRIAEEIYFHALSQSCELAEADGAHPGFAESRASNGELQFDHWPDAAPHDLARWDALRERIKQHGLRNSLLIAIAPTATIASIAGCYECIEPQVSNLFKRETLSGDFLQVNRHLADELKTLGLWTSEIRDAIKLAEGSIQGIAAIPERLRQIYRTVWELPQKSLIDLAASRGAWIDQSQSLNLFMENPNIGQLSSMYMYAWKAGIKTTYYLRSRPATKIAKTTVSDQAQATAAVVCSLENPEYCEACQ, from the coding sequence ATGCAAGCCCTCGATACCGCCGAACGCGAGCGCGCCGTCGCGCGCGCCGAATCTCCCATCCCGTCCGCCGATGAAGCCGCCTTCGCGCTGACTCCGCCGCACAGCGCGGCATCCATGCACGTGACCAAGCGCAACGGCAGCCAGGAGGCCGTCGACGTCAACAAGATCGTGCGCGCGGTGACGCGCAGCGCCGAAGGCCTGCACGCGGTCGATCCGCTGCGGGTGGCGCTGAAGACCATCGGCGGCCTGTACGACGGCGCCACCACCGCCGAGCTGGACCAGCTGTCGATCCGTACCGCCGCCGCGCTCACTGCCGAGGAACCCGAGTACGGCCAGCTCGCCGCGCGGCTGCTCGGCGCGTACATCGACAAGGAAGTCAGCGGCCAGGAAATCCAGAGTTTCTCGCAGTCGATCGCGCGCGGTGCGGAACTGGGCATCCTCAACGAGCGCCTGCGCGACTTCGTGGCCGCCAACGCACGCAAATTGAATGACGCGATCGACGTATTGGCCACCCGCCGCTTCGAATACTTCGGCCTGCGCACGGTGTACGACCGCTACCTGCTGCGCCACCCGCAACAGCGGCGGGTGATCGAGACACCGCAGCATTTCTTCATGCGCATCGCCTGCGCGCTGGGCGGCAACGAGATCGGCGAGACGCTGGAACTCTATCGGCTACTGTCCTCGCTGGAATACCTCGCCAGCTCGCCCACCCTGTTCAACGCCGGCACCGCGCACGAGCAGCTCAGCTCGTGCTACCTGCTCGACTCGCCGGTCGATTCGCTGGAGTCGATCTACGACAAGTACGCCGACGTGGCGAAGCTTTCCAAGTTCGCCGGCGGCATCGGCCTGGCCTATTCGCGGGTGCGCTCGCGCGGCTCGCTGATCCGCGGCACCAATGGCCACTCCAACGGCCTGCTGCCGTGGCTGAAGACGCTGGATGCCTCGGTCGCCGCGGTGAACCAGGGCGGCAAGCGCAAGGGCGCCGCCTGCGTCTACCTGGAATCGTGGCACGCCGACATCGAGGATTTCCTGGAACTGCGCGACAACACCGGCGACGACGCGCGCCGCGCGCACAATCTCAACATCGCCAACTGGATCCCCGACGAGTTCATGCGCCGGGTCGAGAACGACGGCGACTGGTCGCTGTTCGATCCAAAGGTCGTGCCGCACCTGGTCGACAGCTGGGGCGAAACGTTCGATCGCGCCTATGCCCAGGCCGAAACCGACGGTCTCGCGGTGAAAACCGTCAAGGCGCGCGAGATCTACGCCCGCATGATGCGCACACTGGCGCAGACCGGCAACGGCTGGATGACCTTCAAGGATCGCTGCAACGCCACCAGCAATCAGACGGCCATGCCCGGGAACGTGATCCACCTGTCCAACCTGTGCACCGAGATCCTGGAAGTCAGTTCGGCGACCGAGACGGCGGTGTGCAACCTCGGCTCGGTGAACCTGGCGCGACATGTCGCCAATGGCGCGTTCGACTTCGACCAGCTCGCCGCGACCGTGCGCACCGCGGTACGCCAGTTAAACCGCGTGATCGACCTCAACTACTACCCGATCGACACTGCGCGCAACGCGAACATGAAGTGGCGTCCGGTCGGGCTCGGCATGATGGGTCTGCAAGACGTGTTCTTCAAACTGCGGTTGCCGTTCGACTCGGCCGGGGCGCTGGCGCTGTCCACTCGCATCGCCGAGGAAATTTACTTCCACGCCCTCTCGCAATCGTGCGAACTGGCCGAGGCCGACGGCGCGCACCCCGGCTTCGCCGAGAGTCGCGCCAGCAACGGCGAGCTGCAGTTCGACCATTGGCCGGATGCCGCCCCGCATGACCTCGCACGCTGGGATGCCCTGCGCGAGCGCATCAAGCAGCACGGCCTGCGCAACTCGCTGCTGATCGCGATCGCGCCCACCGCCACCATCGCCTCGATTGCCGGCTGCTACGAGTGCATCGAGCCGCAGGTCAGCAACCTGTTCAAGCGCGAAACCCTGTCCGGCGATTTCCTGCAGGTGAACCGCCATCTCGCCGACGAGCTGAAGACGCTGGGACTATGGACGTCCGAAATCCGCGACGCGATCAAGCTGGCGGAAGGCTCGATCCAGGGCATCGCCGCGATCCCCGAACGGCTGCGCCAGATCTACCGCACCGTGTGGGAATTGCCGCAGAAATCGCTGATCGACCTGGCCGCATCGCGCGGCGCCTGGATCGACCAGAGCCAGTCGCTGAACCTGTTCATGGAAAACCCGAACATCGGGCAGCTCTCGTCCATGTACATGTACGCATGGAAGGCCGGCATCAAGACCACGTATTACCTGCGCTCGCGACCGGCGACGAAGATTGCCAAGACCACGGTAAGCGACCAGGCACAGGCAACCGCGGCTGTCGTTTGCTCGCTGGAGAACCCGGAGTACTGCGAGGCCTGCCAATAA
- the glnK gene encoding P-II family nitrogen regulator, with protein sequence MKLVVAIIKPFKLDDVREALAEVGVQGITVTEVKGFGRQKGHTELYRGAEYVVDFLPKIKLEVAVADDQLDRVIEAIQASARTGKIGDGKIFVSTLEQVIRIRTGELDHDAL encoded by the coding sequence ATGAAGCTGGTCGTGGCGATCATCAAGCCGTTCAAGCTGGACGATGTGCGCGAGGCGCTGGCCGAAGTCGGCGTGCAGGGCATCACGGTCACCGAGGTGAAGGGGTTCGGCCGCCAGAAAGGCCACACCGAACTGTACCGGGGTGCCGAGTATGTGGTCGATTTCCTGCCCAAGATCAAGCTGGAAGTGGCGGTCGCCGACGACCAGCTCGACCGCGTGATCGAAGCGATCCAGGCCTCTGCCCGCACCGGCAAGATCGGCGACGGCAAGATCTTCGTGAGCACGCTGGAACAGGTGATCCGCATCCGCACCGGCGAACTCGATCACGACGCGCTGTAA
- a CDS encoding accessory factor UbiK family protein, producing MMDRQDIDKIALRLVSLVPPGVAQAHQDLRTNFQDVLAQGLRRLDLVTREEFEVQSQVLARTRAKVDELERRVAELEATVAARAGQ from the coding sequence ATGATGGATAGGCAGGATATCGACAAGATTGCCCTGCGACTTGTGTCGTTGGTACCGCCAGGGGTGGCACAGGCGCATCAGGATTTGCGAACCAACTTCCAGGACGTTCTGGCGCAAGGATTGCGCCGCCTCGACCTGGTCACCCGCGAAGAATTCGAAGTCCAGTCCCAAGTACTGGCGCGCACTCGCGCCAAGGTCGACGAATTGGAGCGACGCGTGGCCGAACTGGAGGCCACGGTGGCTGCCCGCGCGGGTCAGTGA
- a CDS encoding YifB family Mg chelatase-like AAA ATPase yields MSLAVTLSRAQEGIAAPQVMVEVHLSGGLPCTNIVGLPEAAVREARDRVRVAIQNTAFEYPGRRVTVNLAPAELPKDGGRFDLPIALGILAASGQVPREKLDDCEFLGELALTGSLRSVSGVLPALLRARARGRRVVVPLENAAEAALVPDVDVRVASTLAEVCGWLRGAHELSMPVGIPSNGGADDGPDLADVRGQLQARRALEITAVGGHHLLLVGPPGTGKTMLAERLPGILPPLSESEALETCAVLSVAGQVTDPKHWRRRPFRAPHHTASAVALVGGGSYPRPGEISLAHNGVLFLDELPEFSRHVLEVLREPMESGHIMISRAARQSMFPAQFQLVAAMNPCPCGYAGNPRCQCTPDQIQRYRARISGPLLDRIDLCVEVPPVPLAELGTPRNERDEDSATVRARVLKARRQSLMRAGRPNAEISTRELERDCALGPAERRWFESALERLGLSARAYHRVLRVARTIADLDGGAALLEREHLAEALQYRRF; encoded by the coding sequence ATGAGCCTTGCCGTTACCCTCAGTCGTGCCCAGGAAGGGATCGCCGCACCGCAGGTGATGGTCGAGGTACATCTTTCCGGCGGCTTGCCGTGTACCAATATCGTCGGCCTGCCCGAGGCTGCGGTGCGCGAGGCGCGCGATCGCGTGCGCGTGGCAATCCAGAACACCGCCTTCGAATACCCCGGCCGTCGCGTCACCGTGAACCTGGCACCGGCCGAGCTGCCCAAGGACGGTGGCCGTTTCGACCTGCCGATCGCGCTGGGCATCCTCGCCGCCAGCGGCCAGGTGCCGCGCGAGAAACTGGATGACTGCGAGTTCCTCGGCGAGCTGGCGTTGACCGGCTCGCTGCGCAGCGTCTCCGGCGTGCTGCCGGCGCTGCTGCGTGCGCGTGCGCGCGGGCGCCGCGTGGTGGTGCCGCTCGAGAACGCTGCCGAGGCGGCGCTGGTGCCGGACGTGGACGTGCGCGTGGCCAGCACCCTGGCCGAAGTGTGCGGCTGGTTGCGCGGCGCGCACGAGCTGTCGATGCCGGTCGGTATTCCCAGCAACGGTGGCGCCGACGACGGGCCGGACCTGGCCGACGTGCGCGGCCAGTTGCAGGCGCGGCGCGCGCTGGAGATCACCGCCGTCGGCGGCCATCACCTGCTGCTGGTGGGGCCGCCGGGCACCGGCAAGACCATGCTGGCCGAGCGTCTGCCCGGCATCCTGCCGCCGCTGTCGGAGTCGGAGGCGCTGGAAACCTGCGCCGTGCTGTCGGTGGCCGGCCAGGTCACCGATCCGAAGCACTGGCGGCGGCGGCCCTTTCGCGCGCCGCATCACACCGCGTCGGCGGTGGCGCTGGTCGGCGGCGGTTCGTATCCGCGCCCGGGCGAGATCTCGCTGGCGCACAACGGGGTGCTGTTCCTGGACGAGTTGCCCGAGTTCAGCCGGCATGTGCTGGAAGTGCTGCGCGAGCCGATGGAATCGGGCCACATCATGATTTCGCGGGCGGCGCGGCAGTCGATGTTTCCGGCGCAGTTCCAGCTGGTCGCGGCGATGAATCCCTGCCCCTGCGGCTACGCCGGCAATCCCCGCTGCCAGTGCACGCCGGACCAGATCCAGCGCTACCGCGCACGCATCTCCGGACCGCTGCTGGACCGCATCGACCTGTGCGTGGAAGTGCCGCCGGTGCCGCTGGCGGAGCTGGGTACGCCACGCAATGAACGCGACGAGGATTCCGCCACGGTGCGTGCGCGCGTGCTCAAGGCACGGCGGCAATCGCTGATGCGCGCGGGCCGGCCGAACGCCGAGATCAGTACGCGCGAACTGGAGCGCGACTGCGCGCTGGGGCCGGCCGAGCGGCGCTGGTTCGAATCGGCGCTGGAGCGGCTGGGCCTGTCCGCCCGCGCCTATCATCGCGTGCTGCGGGTAGCCCGCACGATCGCTGACCTCGATGGCGGCGCCGCGTTGCTGGAGCGCGAACACCTGGCCGAGGCACTGCAGTACCGCCGGTTTTAG
- a CDS encoding cation:proton antiporter, protein MTIELGLMLAGMLMIGFLAQWLAWRVKLPAILFLLLAGIVLGPVGGVLDPDKLLGELLFPMVSLAVALILFEGSLTLRFHELPGIGKAVRGLVSYGAIASLLMLALAAHLVAGLAWPIALLFGALACVTGPTVIAPMLRTLRPNARIANTLRWEGIVIDPLGALFAVLIYEAIVSRQEGHTIGVFIATIGCGVGIGALSAWLMAFFLRRQMIPEYLQNYAVLAAVLLAFSISNTLTHESGLLAVTIMGIALGNLRGVHIDDILDFKESLTTVLVSLLFILLAARLHWPLPDGMLGAGIVLFLIAQFLVRPLTVALSSFGSGLNWRERALIGWVAPRGIVAASVSALFALRLDQLGVAGAEALVPLVFTLIIGTVILQSATARPLAIWLKVAEPEPRGVLVFGSDPVARAIGKSLHEAGFRMVLADDDWDGIRLARMEGLATFFGNPASPHAERHLDLTGIRRLLAVSTHRERNSLACVHYRQEFGRAKVYRLRNLTPQENTDRAALAGSLLAPPLFDEEMTHGRFAEMMEQGWRIKSTKLTATFDWPHFIEQYGSNSVLMFGVEEKGALRVASTRRELEPKPGWTVIALVPPSSV, encoded by the coding sequence ATGACGATCGAGCTGGGCCTGATGCTCGCCGGCATGCTGATGATCGGTTTCCTGGCGCAGTGGCTGGCGTGGCGGGTGAAGTTGCCGGCAATCCTGTTCCTGCTGCTGGCCGGCATCGTGCTGGGACCGGTCGGTGGCGTGCTCGATCCGGACAAGTTGCTGGGCGAGCTGCTGTTCCCCATGGTCTCGCTGGCGGTGGCGCTGATCCTGTTCGAGGGCAGCCTGACCCTGCGTTTCCACGAACTGCCGGGGATCGGCAAGGCGGTGCGTGGATTGGTCAGCTACGGCGCGATCGCTTCACTGCTGATGCTGGCGCTGGCCGCCCATCTCGTCGCCGGGCTGGCCTGGCCGATCGCGTTGCTGTTCGGCGCGCTGGCCTGCGTGACCGGGCCGACGGTGATCGCGCCGATGCTGCGCACGCTGCGCCCGAACGCGCGCATCGCCAACACGCTGCGCTGGGAAGGCATCGTGATCGACCCGCTGGGTGCGCTGTTCGCGGTGCTGATCTACGAGGCGATCGTGTCGCGCCAGGAGGGCCACACCATCGGTGTGTTCATCGCCACGATCGGCTGCGGCGTGGGCATCGGCGCGTTGTCCGCCTGGCTGATGGCGTTCTTCCTGCGCCGGCAGATGATCCCCGAGTACCTGCAGAACTACGCGGTGCTGGCCGCGGTGCTGCTGGCCTTCAGCATCTCCAACACGCTGACCCATGAGTCGGGGCTGCTGGCGGTGACGATCATGGGCATCGCGCTGGGCAACCTGCGCGGCGTGCACATCGACGACATCCTCGATTTCAAGGAAAGCCTCACCACGGTGCTGGTGTCGCTGCTGTTCATCCTGCTGGCGGCGCGGCTGCACTGGCCGCTGCCGGACGGCATGCTGGGCGCGGGCATCGTGTTGTTCCTGATCGCGCAATTCCTGGTGCGCCCGCTGACCGTGGCGCTCTCGAGTTTCGGCAGCGGATTGAACTGGCGCGAGCGCGCGCTGATCGGCTGGGTGGCGCCGCGCGGCATCGTGGCGGCGTCGGTCTCCGCGTTGTTCGCATTGCGCCTGGACCAGCTCGGCGTGGCCGGCGCGGAAGCGCTGGTGCCACTGGTGTTCACCCTGATCATCGGCACGGTGATCCTGCAGAGCGCCACCGCGCGGCCGCTGGCGATCTGGCTGAAGGTGGCGGAGCCGGAGCCGCGCGGCGTGCTGGTCTTCGGCTCGGATCCGGTCGCCCGTGCGATCGGCAAGTCGCTGCACGAGGCCGGTTTCCGCATGGTGCTGGCCGACGACGACTGGGACGGCATTCGACTGGCGCGGATGGAAGGTCTGGCCACGTTCTTCGGCAACCCGGCCTCGCCGCATGCCGAACGGCACCTCGATCTCACCGGCATCCGCCGGTTGCTGGCGGTGTCTACCCATCGCGAGCGCAACTCGCTGGCCTGCGTGCACTACCGGCAGGAATTCGGCCGCGCGAAGGTGTACCGGCTGCGCAACCTCACGCCGCAGGAGAATACCGATCGCGCGGCGCTGGCCGGCAGCCTGCTGGCGCCGCCACTGTTCGACGAGGAAATGACCCACGGCCGCTTCGCCGAGATGATGGAGCAGGGCTGGCGGATCAAATCGACGAAACTGACCGCCACCTTTGACTGGCCGCACTTCATCGAGCAGTACGGCTCAAACAGCGTGCTGATGTTCGGCGTGGAGGAGAAAGGCGCGTTGCGGGTGGCTTCGACCAGGCGTGAGCTGGAGCCGAAGCCGGGCTGGACGGTCATCGCGCTGGTGCCGCCGTCCAGCGTGTAG